A genomic region of Thermodesulfovibrio thiophilus DSM 17215 contains the following coding sequences:
- the ilvD gene encoding dihydroxy-acid dehydratase, which translates to MRSDSIKKGPERMPHRALLYATGIPKSQINKPFIGVATSFTDIIPGHISMNELGRFIEKGIHTGGGYPFFFGIPGICDGIAMGHKGMRYSLASRELIADMIECIVEAHQFDGIVLLTNCDKITPGMLMAAARLDIPAIVLTAGPMLAGFYKGQRRNLTSDTFEAVGKLKKGFLTEQDFEALEQCACPTAGSCQGMYTANTMACVTETLGLSLPGVAATPAVMSEKRRLAFETGVKIVELIKKKLNARKILTKQAFYNAITVDMALGGSTNTVLHIKAIAHEAGVNLPLEVFDELSRKTPHIVNIIPSGEHYAEDLYRAGGIPAVLKRLQDKLYSSLTVSGFDIKDIAREAEIYDEDVIRPLKSAYHKEGGVAVLKGNLAPDGSVVKQTAVSPKMFKFEGTARCFDSEEEAMQAILDGRIKEGDVIVIRYEGPSGGPGMREMLSPTGAITGMGLNESVALITDGRFSGGTRGPCIGHVSPEATRGGPIALVKDGDRILIDIQKRKLELLVTESELNTRLKTWRPPKPKVNKGYLLRYARMVSSADKGAIME; encoded by the coding sequence GTGAGAAGTGATAGTATCAAAAAAGGGCCTGAAAGGATGCCTCATAGAGCACTTCTTTATGCAACAGGGATTCCCAAAAGTCAGATAAATAAACCTTTTATTGGTGTTGCCACAAGTTTTACAGACATAATACCAGGACATATTTCAATGAATGAGCTTGGCCGATTCATTGAAAAAGGAATTCATACCGGAGGAGGCTATCCTTTCTTTTTCGGTATTCCAGGTATCTGTGATGGAATAGCCATGGGACATAAGGGTATGAGATATTCATTAGCCTCAAGAGAGTTGATAGCTGATATGATTGAATGTATAGTAGAGGCGCACCAGTTTGATGGAATAGTACTTCTTACAAACTGCGATAAAATTACTCCTGGAATGCTTATGGCGGCTGCAAGACTTGATATTCCAGCCATTGTTCTTACCGCAGGTCCCATGCTTGCAGGTTTTTATAAGGGCCAAAGACGAAATCTCACATCTGACACATTTGAAGCTGTCGGAAAGTTAAAAAAAGGGTTTCTTACAGAACAGGATTTTGAAGCCCTGGAACAGTGTGCATGTCCAACAGCCGGTTCATGCCAGGGAATGTATACAGCCAATACAATGGCATGTGTTACAGAGACTCTGGGACTCAGTCTTCCAGGCGTTGCTGCCACTCCGGCTGTTATGTCAGAAAAGCGCAGACTTGCTTTTGAAACAGGAGTAAAAATTGTTGAATTAATTAAAAAGAAACTCAATGCCAGGAAGATTCTCACAAAACAGGCATTTTACAACGCCATTACAGTGGATATGGCTCTTGGAGGTTCAACAAATACTGTACTTCATATAAAAGCAATTGCCCATGAAGCAGGAGTAAATCTTCCACTTGAAGTATTTGATGAGCTAAGCCGAAAAACCCCTCATATTGTTAATATAATCCCCTCGGGAGAGCATTATGCAGAAGACCTATACAGAGCTGGAGGCATTCCTGCGGTTTTAAAGAGACTTCAGGATAAGCTATATTCAAGTTTAACAGTATCTGGATTTGATATAAAAGACATAGCCAGAGAGGCTGAAATTTATGATGAGGATGTAATCAGACCTCTTAAGAGCGCCTATCATAAAGAGGGTGGCGTTGCTGTACTTAAAGGCAATCTCGCGCCTGATGGTTCAGTGGTGAAACAAACCGCTGTTTCTCCTAAAATGTTTAAATTTGAAGGAACTGCCCGCTGTTTTGACTCTGAGGAAGAGGCAATGCAGGCAATTCTTGATGGCAGAATTAAAGAGGGTGACGTAATTGTAATAAGATATGAAGGACCATCTGGTGGTCCGGGAATGCGTGAAATGCTTTCTCCAACAGGGGCTATAACTGGCATGGGACTTAATGAATCAGTTGCTTTAATTACTGATGGTAGATTTTCAGGTGGAACTCGTGGCCCTTGCATTGGTCATGTTTCACCAGAGGCAACTCGCGGTGGGCCTATTGCTTTAGTGAAAGACGGAGATAGAATTTTAATCGATATACAAAAAAGAAAACTTGAGCTTCTTGTCACAGAAAGTGAACTTAATACTAGGCTTAAAACCTGGAGGCCTCCCAAACCAAAAGTCAATAAAGGATATTTACTGAGATACGCACGGATGGTCAGTTCTGCTGATAAGGGTGCGATAATGGAATAA
- a CDS encoding DUF465 domain-containing protein, with protein MKEEDIIEILKRENEEFRKLYEEHRHLDSLLDEMNKKAYLTPEEEIEKKRMQKEKLYKKDKMAEMIRQYKMKGDSK; from the coding sequence ATGAAAGAAGAAGATATCATTGAAATTTTAAAAAGAGAGAATGAAGAATTTCGAAAACTTTATGAGGAACACAGGCATCTTGACAGTCTTCTTGATGAGATGAATAAGAAGGCTTATTTAACTCCGGAAGAAGAGATTGAGAAAAAGAGAATGCAAAAAGAGAAGCTTTACAAAAAAGATAAAATGGCAGAGATGATAAGACAGTATAAAATGAAGGGGGATAGTAAGTGA
- a CDS encoding alginate export family protein — MKQFFRFFLLLIFFINFSYSLCFAMENEPGASIRLRQEIWDNVVDLGTTPTAQPDRNFFRLRIQLWDNIKFNENFGSYIRITTEPRYYTGPYRLILDNETNKKRFDQDEVLIDNLYFDVKKPFDLPVNLRIGRQDFLGKDIYGEGFVIVDGTPGDGSRTYYFNAIKATVSIADGHSVDIAYVSDPKTDIYLPIIHPSYYDKSSGGVYIHHKRRLTGSNEQGFWIYGRHRITAKFNIEPYYIYKKEEAYDVIKESYVNTFGIRAVFKMDSFSLRGEIATQDGKYKHGQDRSGIGGYSFAEYLIKNCPVTPALEVGYIYLSGDKRGTSNKDEGFNPVFSRAPQWNELLIYTLIPETANKGGPVPGYWTNLKALITNLKVKPLKDMTIKLSYQHLWADKKSNITSGTYQNMFTNDGKNRGDLYAFIANYNFTKAFDGMLQVEYFDPGDFYKNARRATFIRWQLQYKM, encoded by the coding sequence ATGAAACAATTTTTCAGATTTTTTCTTTTACTTATTTTTTTTATTAATTTCTCTTATTCCTTGTGTTTTGCAATGGAAAATGAACCGGGTGCATCTATAAGATTGAGACAGGAAATATGGGACAATGTTGTTGATCTCGGAACAACACCTACGGCACAGCCAGACAGAAACTTTTTCCGATTGAGAATTCAACTCTGGGATAATATTAAATTCAATGAAAATTTCGGTAGTTATATCAGAATTACAACTGAGCCACGGTATTATACAGGTCCCTATCGCTTAATACTTGACAACGAAACAAACAAAAAGAGATTTGATCAGGATGAAGTTTTAATAGACAATCTTTATTTTGATGTAAAAAAGCCATTTGACTTACCGGTTAATTTAAGAATTGGAAGACAGGATTTTCTAGGTAAGGACATCTATGGCGAAGGTTTTGTAATTGTTGATGGAACGCCAGGAGATGGTTCAAGAACATATTATTTCAACGCTATAAAGGCAACAGTAAGCATTGCAGATGGTCATTCAGTTGACATCGCTTATGTTTCAGATCCTAAAACTGATATATATCTTCCTATTATTCATCCTTCATACTATGATAAAAGTTCTGGAGGCGTTTACATTCACCATAAAAGAAGACTGACTGGTTCAAATGAACAGGGTTTCTGGATTTATGGAAGACATAGAATTACAGCTAAATTTAACATTGAACCCTATTATATATATAAAAAAGAAGAAGCCTATGATGTCATTAAAGAAAGCTATGTAAATACATTTGGTATAAGAGCGGTATTTAAAATGGATTCTTTTTCTCTACGAGGTGAAATTGCAACTCAGGATGGAAAATACAAACATGGTCAGGACAGAAGCGGGATTGGTGGATATAGTTTTGCTGAATATCTCATTAAAAACTGTCCTGTTACTCCGGCATTAGAGGTTGGTTATATTTATCTATCAGGTGATAAAAGAGGAACTTCAAATAAAGATGAAGGATTTAATCCCGTTTTTTCAAGAGCTCCTCAGTGGAATGAGCTTTTAATTTATACTTTAATACCTGAAACAGCAAACAAAGGAGGACCAGTTCCAGGTTACTGGACAAATTTAAAAGCCTTGATTACAAATCTCAAAGTTAAACCATTAAAAGATATGACAATAAAACTATCATATCAGCATTTATGGGCTGATAAAAAATCAAACATAACATCCGGAACATACCAAAATATGTTTACAAATGATGGTAAAAACAGAGGTGATTTATATGCATTCATTGCAAACTATAATTTCACAAAAGCTTTTGATGGAATGCTCCAGGTAGAGTATTTTGATCCAGGAGATTTCTATAAAAATGCACGGAGAGCAACTTTTATAAGATGGCAATTGCAGTATAAAATGTAA
- a CDS encoding RNA methyltransferase produces the protein MSWKDNVYFVLVETKESGNIGAASRAIKNMGFTKLVLINPADLTDEAYCMAWRSKDIIEKAEIYSNLDFALKDKSLVTGTTRRRGSKRGAIVDIKDGVKRIYDVAQNNKVAILFGREDKGLFNEEVERCGYLMTIPTSNAQPSLNLSQAVLITAYELMRCEELKDYHIERQFYVDQSELNKLYERLFQVLKKIGYISENRDIENRLINNFRHFFGRTGLTFWELKLLHGLCTHIEELLTHNYQYKGDF, from the coding sequence ATGAGCTGGAAAGATAATGTTTATTTTGTTCTGGTAGAGACAAAGGAAAGTGGGAATATTGGCGCAGCTTCAAGGGCGATAAAAAATATGGGATTTACGAAGCTTGTACTTATAAATCCTGCTGATTTAACAGATGAAGCATACTGTATGGCATGGAGAAGTAAGGATATTATTGAAAAGGCTGAAATATACAGTAATCTGGATTTTGCTTTAAAAGACAAATCACTGGTAACAGGAACAACTCGCAGGCGAGGCTCAAAAAGAGGAGCAATTGTTGATATAAAAGATGGAGTTAAGAGAATTTATGATGTTGCTCAGAATAATAAAGTGGCCATACTGTTTGGAAGAGAGGATAAAGGACTATTTAATGAAGAAGTTGAAAGATGCGGATATCTCATGACTATTCCTACATCAAACGCTCAACCATCTCTTAATTTAAGTCAGGCTGTTTTAATTACCGCCTATGAACTTATGAGATGTGAAGAATTGAAAGATTATCATATAGAAAGACAGTTTTATGTGGATCAGTCTGAACTCAATAAGCTTTATGAGAGACTTTTCCAAGTATTAAAAAAAATTGGTTATATATCAGAAAACAGAGATATTGAAAATAGATTGATAAATAATTTCAGACATTTTTTTGGCAGGACAGGACTCACATTCTGGGAGCTTAAACTACTTCATGGGCTTTGCACTCATATAGAGGAATTATTAACGCATAACTATCAATACAAAGGTGATTTTTAA
- the xseB gene encoding exodeoxyribonuclease VII small subunit, which translates to MENLSYSKAMKEIEDILKYIEAQEVDVDILVEKVKRATELIRFCKNKLRTAEEELQKTLVELEEPVSPEEEPF; encoded by the coding sequence TTGGAGAATCTAAGTTATTCTAAAGCAATGAAAGAGATTGAAGACATTCTAAAGTATATAGAAGCTCAGGAAGTGGATGTTGATATTCTGGTTGAAAAAGTAAAAAGAGCAACAGAATTAATTCGTTTTTGCAAGAATAAATTAAGAACCGCAGAAGAAGAGCTTCAGAAAACACTTGTAGAACTTGAAGAACCGGTTTCTCCTGAAGAGGAACCTTTTTAA
- the xseA gene encoding exodeoxyribonuclease VII large subunit, with the protein MFDVDITYQSLSEYLNEIRELIQEVTDYQWVVAEIAKIDSDKNGHYWIDLVEKKDDQIIAQCGAVLWRSNVETIQNFFLKTGIELQKGIKILFLAKATFHEKYGFKLSIIRIDPSFTLGEMALKRKEVIERLTREGLIDKNKLIELPLVIQKIAIVSSESAAGYEDFLKILKENKHGFKFYIKLFDAYVQGESAVNSLINALERCMLEIKNFDVVVMIRGGGSVVDLQCFNDYELARNIALMPIPVLTGIGHTRDETVADYVAWQSFKTPSELAKFIVDKAFSYDSKIDYFGKMILHRSESIIKMEISKNQSIKERFRTSTQNCIERLDGKINLKLNEIYNSVLKKLHSQQENIYSLRHELNKSINRCFKIQEVNLNNINNKIRIKVVEHVNNGNFKLQSYMKNLKVSIKNILMIKDMKIDRIREKLYLLSPENILKRGYSITYLNGKVLKSSEDVSVGYEVQIQLYKGKIAGKVITKEEDIGESKLF; encoded by the coding sequence ATGTTTGATGTAGATATTACATACCAGAGTCTTTCAGAATATTTAAACGAGATTCGGGAACTGATACAGGAAGTAACTGATTATCAATGGGTTGTTGCTGAAATTGCAAAGATAGATTCTGATAAAAACGGGCATTACTGGATTGATCTTGTTGAAAAGAAAGATGATCAGATTATTGCTCAGTGTGGTGCTGTTTTATGGCGTAGTAATGTTGAAACAATCCAGAACTTTTTTCTGAAAACAGGAATTGAACTTCAGAAGGGAATCAAAATTCTTTTTCTTGCCAAAGCAACTTTTCATGAAAAATACGGATTCAAATTAAGCATTATCAGAATTGATCCTTCATTTACTCTTGGTGAGATGGCTTTAAAGAGAAAGGAGGTTATTGAAAGACTTACACGTGAAGGTTTGATTGATAAAAATAAACTTATTGAACTTCCTCTTGTTATTCAAAAAATTGCCATTGTATCAAGTGAATCTGCTGCTGGATATGAAGATTTTCTAAAAATTTTAAAAGAAAATAAACATGGATTTAAATTTTATATAAAGCTTTTTGATGCCTATGTTCAGGGAGAATCTGCTGTTAATTCTTTAATTAATGCTCTTGAAAGATGCATGCTTGAGATAAAGAACTTTGATGTTGTTGTCATGATCAGAGGAGGCGGTTCAGTGGTTGATTTACAATGTTTTAATGACTATGAATTGGCGAGAAATATTGCTTTAATGCCAATTCCTGTACTCACTGGTATAGGACATACAAGGGATGAGACAGTGGCGGACTATGTTGCGTGGCAAAGCTTTAAAACTCCATCTGAGCTTGCAAAGTTTATTGTTGATAAAGCTTTTAGCTATGATTCAAAAATTGATTATTTTGGTAAAATGATATTACATAGATCAGAGTCAATTATTAAAATGGAGATTTCAAAAAATCAGAGTATAAAAGAAAGATTCAGAACTTCAACACAAAATTGTATTGAGAGGCTTGATGGTAAAATAAATCTCAAACTAAACGAAATTTATAACAGTGTACTTAAAAAATTGCACAGTCAGCAAGAAAATATTTATTCGTTAAGGCATGAACTGAATAAAAGCATAAATCGTTGTTTCAAAATTCAGGAGGTTAACCTCAATAATATTAATAACAAGATAAGGATTAAAGTTGTAGAGCATGTCAATAATGGTAATTTTAAGTTACAGTCATATATGAAAAATCTTAAAGTCAGCATTAAAAATATTCTTATGATTAAAGATATGAAAATCGATAGAATCAGGGAAAAACTCTATCTTTTAAGTCCTGAGAACATTCTTAAAAGAGGTTATAGCATTACATACTTAAACGGTAAAGTTTTAAAAAGCTCTGAAGATGTATCTGTTGGATATGAAGTTCAGATACAGCTTTATAAAGGAAAAATTGCAGGTAAAGTAATTACTAAGGAGGAAGACATTGGAGAATCTAAGTTATTCTAA
- a CDS encoding pyridoxine 5'-phosphate synthase, which produces MVLLGVNIDHVATVRQARKTFEPDPVMAATLAIIGGADGITVHLREDRRHAQDRDLKILRDVVPCELNLEMAATEEMIEIALAVKPDMVTIVPEKRQELTTEGGLNVLDLRDSLKEVIKKIKDGGIPVSLFINPDRVDIECSKKIGVDMVEIHTGYYSETRRQAQLKELERIKDAVAYALNMGLKVNAGHGLNYYNVKRVAAIRGLRGLYIGHSIISRAVLIGIEEAVREMKKLIKEACMDV; this is translated from the coding sequence ATGGTGCTTTTAGGAGTAAATATTGACCATGTTGCAACTGTCAGACAGGCAAGAAAAACTTTTGAGCCCGATCCTGTAATGGCTGCAACTCTTGCAATAATTGGAGGCGCAGATGGAATAACAGTTCACTTAAGGGAAGACCGCAGACATGCGCAGGATAGAGACTTGAAAATTCTCAGAGATGTTGTTCCATGTGAACTTAATCTTGAAATGGCTGCAACTGAGGAGATGATAGAGATTGCTTTAGCTGTAAAACCTGATATGGTAACGATTGTTCCTGAAAAAAGGCAGGAGTTGACAACAGAGGGTGGGCTGAATGTTCTTGATCTCAGAGATTCCCTCAAAGAAGTAATAAAGAAAATCAAAGATGGAGGAATTCCTGTAAGTCTTTTTATTAATCCAGATAGGGTTGATATTGAATGTTCAAAAAAAATTGGTGTAGATATGGTTGAAATTCATACTGGATATTATTCTGAGACAAGACGACAAGCTCAGCTAAAGGAGCTTGAAAGAATTAAAGATGCGGTTGCCTATGCTCTAAATATGGGACTTAAAGTAAATGCTGGACATGGACTTAATTATTATAATGTAAAACGAGTTGCAGCAATCAGAGGCTTGAGAGGATTGTATATTGGGCATAGTATAATTTCAAGGGCTGTTCTTATTGGTATTGAAGAGGCTGTGAGAGAGATGAAAAAATTGATTAAAGAGGCATGCATGGATGTTTGA
- the galE gene encoding UDP-glucose 4-epimerase GalE → MAQRVIVTGGAGYIGSHCVKRLGKLGYHILTIDNLSNGNKWAVLSGELKVVDLADTVTVKEIISSFNPHAVIHFAASIIVPESLQNPIKYYKNNTENSLNLLKILSELNIKNFIFSSTAAVYGIPEIVPVTEDAPLNPINPYGRSKMMTELIIQDISNAYGLKYTSLRYFNVAGADPEGKLGQAYRESTHLITRALKTAKGEFPYLEIYGTDYQTPDGTCIRDYIHVSDLAEAHIVALNSLLNNGESDVFNCGYGHGYSVKEVISVAKKVTGIDFKVIESDRRPGDPPQLIADCSKIKKKLNWQPRYNDLEFIIKTAWEWEKKR, encoded by the coding sequence ATGGCACAGAGAGTGATTGTTACAGGTGGAGCTGGATATATTGGGAGTCATTGTGTAAAAAGGCTTGGTAAGCTTGGATATCATATTCTCACTATTGATAATCTATCAAATGGGAATAAATGGGCTGTTTTATCTGGAGAATTAAAAGTTGTTGACCTAGCTGACACTGTAACAGTAAAAGAAATCATCAGTAGTTTCAATCCGCATGCGGTAATTCATTTTGCGGCATCAATAATAGTTCCTGAAAGCCTTCAAAATCCTATCAAATATTATAAAAACAACACTGAAAACAGTTTAAATTTGCTTAAAATCCTATCAGAACTGAATATAAAAAACTTTATTTTCTCTTCTACAGCAGCAGTATATGGAATTCCAGAAATTGTTCCTGTCACAGAAGATGCACCTTTAAATCCGATAAATCCCTATGGAAGGTCCAAAATGATGACAGAACTGATAATTCAGGATATATCAAATGCTTATGGTTTAAAATATACTTCCTTGAGATATTTTAATGTAGCTGGAGCAGATCCAGAAGGAAAGCTGGGGCAGGCATATAGAGAATCTACCCATCTGATAACTCGAGCATTAAAAACAGCGAAGGGTGAGTTCCCATATCTTGAAATTTATGGAACAGACTATCAAACACCTGATGGAACATGTATAAGAGATTATATCCATGTATCTGATCTTGCTGAAGCTCACATAGTTGCTCTTAATAGTCTTTTAAATAATGGAGAAAGTGATGTTTTTAACTGCGGATATGGACACGGATATTCCGTAAAAGAAGTGATCTCTGTGGCAAAAAAAGTTACAGGAATTGATTTTAAGGTTATTGAGTCAGACAGAAGACCAGGAGATCCACCTCAGTTAATTGCTGATTGCAGCAAAATCAAAAAGAAACTTAATTGGCAACCACGATATAATGATCTTGAATTCATAATAAAAACAGCATGGGAATGGGAAAAGAAAAGATAA
- the smpB gene encoding SsrA-binding protein SmpB yields MKIVCQNRKAYADYNIEETIEAGIVLTGTEVKSLREGKANLKDSYVIIKDDEAWLLNCHISPYSHGNIYNHDPLRTRKLLLHRKEIERLKGKIQQQGYTLVPLKLYFKGPYVKVEVALARGRKTYEKRDIIKKKEAQREIERALKNN; encoded by the coding sequence ATGAAAATAGTCTGTCAGAATAGAAAAGCTTATGCTGATTATAATATTGAAGAAACTATTGAAGCAGGAATAGTCCTAACTGGAACAGAAGTTAAATCTCTTAGGGAAGGTAAGGCAAATTTAAAAGACAGTTACGTAATAATCAAAGATGACGAAGCCTGGTTGCTTAATTGTCATATAAGCCCTTACAGTCATGGAAATATTTACAACCACGATCCATTAAGAACACGCAAACTTCTTCTTCACAGAAAAGAGATTGAGAGACTTAAGGGAAAAATTCAGCAACAGGGTTACACACTCGTTCCTTTAAAACTTTATTTTAAAGGACCTTATGTTAAAGTTGAAGTTGCTCTTGCCCGTGGTAGAAAGACTTACGAAAAAAGAGATATAATAAAAAAGAAAGAAGCTCAAAGAGAGATTGAGCGTGCACTTAAAAACAATTGA
- a CDS encoding aminopeptidase yields MNLEPIINIYQINLKVKSYEKVLIFTDTIREDENLTVEERHRRHSLVAIARTIREIGKDLCKEILYAEYPSLGSPGIEPPEAIWKIAFGDKTIKNLKKTKLFHKLLSKNISSQEILLIKEIVKQHCNEAVNVVIALSNFSTSHTNFRDILTKFCGTRYASMPLFDLSMLDGSMTADWKTVKHRALKVKQILDRGIKIKIKTPNGTEIEILRGKRKIYIDSGILTRRGSFGNLPAGEVFFAPLEGSAKGKLVIEWAPTRKLKSPLILKVEKGEVISIEGNEPYKKELEAILNKRQENRNIAELGIGMNDKAIRPDNILESEKILGTIHIALGDNSSFGGRVRTLMHQDFIFFNPDLYAVTEEGEKIKILQTGQLMVS; encoded by the coding sequence ATGAATCTTGAGCCCATTATAAACATTTATCAAATCAACCTTAAAGTTAAATCTTACGAGAAGGTATTAATTTTTACTGACACTATCAGAGAGGATGAAAATTTAACTGTTGAGGAAAGACACAGAAGGCATTCTTTAGTTGCAATAGCTAGAACAATCAGAGAAATTGGGAAAGACTTATGTAAAGAAATCCTGTACGCAGAATATCCATCTCTTGGATCTCCAGGTATTGAACCGCCTGAAGCAATCTGGAAGATTGCTTTTGGCGATAAAACAATTAAAAACCTTAAGAAAACAAAGCTATTTCATAAACTTCTTTCTAAAAATATCTCTTCTCAGGAAATTCTTCTTATAAAAGAGATTGTGAAACAGCATTGTAACGAAGCTGTTAATGTTGTCATTGCTCTTTCTAATTTTTCAACAAGTCATACAAACTTCAGGGACATCTTAACTAAATTTTGTGGAACAAGGTATGCAAGTATGCCACTTTTTGACCTTTCAATGCTTGATGGATCAATGACCGCAGACTGGAAGACAGTCAAGCATAGAGCATTAAAGGTCAAACAAATTCTTGATAGAGGAATAAAAATTAAAATAAAAACTCCAAATGGTACGGAGATTGAGATACTTAGAGGAAAGAGGAAAATCTATATTGACTCAGGCATTCTAACAAGAAGAGGCTCTTTTGGTAATCTTCCGGCAGGTGAAGTATTTTTTGCTCCATTAGAAGGTTCAGCAAAAGGAAAACTTGTTATTGAATGGGCACCAACGAGAAAACTTAAATCCCCCCTGATTTTAAAAGTTGAAAAAGGAGAAGTTATCTCAATTGAAGGTAATGAACCATATAAAAAAGAGCTTGAGGCTATTTTAAATAAACGACAGGAAAACAGAAACATCGCAGAGCTTGGTATTGGAATGAATGATAAAGCCATTAGACCCGATAACATTCTTGAGTCAGAAAAAATTCTTGGGACAATTCATATCGCACTTGGTGATAACTCTTCCTTTGGTGGAAGAGTCAGAACCCTCATGCATCAGGATTTTATCTTCTTTAATCCTGATTTATATGCTGTTACTGAAGAAGGGGAAAAAATTAAAATCTTACAAACAGGACAACTTATGGTATCATAA
- the purF gene encoding amidophosphoribosyltransferase, translating into MNENNLFFDIHEECGIFGIFGHPEAANLTYLGLYALQHRGQEGAGICSSDGSRLYLEKSLGLVAEIFNEKVLKNLPGHIAIGHNRYSTTGSSSLENVQPLMATYSLGSIAIAHNGNLIDIERLRGKLEKDGAIFQTTSDSEIILHLIARARDGGVHERVANAIRQVSGAFSILLMSETELIALRDPYGIRPLSLGQLNDSYIVASETCAFDLIGATYIRDVEPGEMLIINEGGIKSLKIFNSYKKAHCVFEFIYFARPDSYIFDHICVNTVRKELGRQLAREHPVDADIVIPVPDSGVPAALGYAEQSGIPFEFGLIRNHYVGRTFIEPKQSIRHFGVKIKLNPVREILKGKKVIVIDDSIVRGTTSKKIVKMIRELGEAKEVHMRISSPPAIGPCFYGIDTPTRQELIASSHKVEEIRKYITADSLGYLSIEGLKKIIPSSTNYCMACFNSKYPIEFESKKVSQIELFS; encoded by the coding sequence ATGAACGAAAATAATCTCTTTTTCGATATTCATGAAGAGTGTGGAATTTTTGGTATCTTTGGCCACCCTGAAGCTGCCAATCTTACCTATCTCGGACTTTACGCTCTTCAGCATAGGGGACAGGAGGGAGCTGGAATTTGTTCATCAGATGGCTCAAGACTTTATCTTGAGAAATCCCTCGGTCTTGTTGCTGAAATATTCAATGAAAAGGTTTTAAAGAATCTACCAGGACACATTGCAATAGGGCATAACCGGTACTCAACTACAGGTTCAAGCAGTCTTGAAAATGTTCAGCCATTGATGGCTACCTATTCTCTTGGCAGTATTGCAATTGCTCATAATGGAAATCTTATAGACATAGAAAGATTGAGAGGTAAACTTGAAAAGGATGGAGCAATATTTCAGACTACCTCAGATAGTGAAATAATTTTACATCTTATTGCAAGGGCAAGAGATGGTGGAGTTCATGAACGAGTTGCCAATGCTATAAGGCAGGTATCAGGAGCATTTTCGATACTTTTAATGTCTGAAACAGAATTAATAGCTCTCAGAGATCCTTATGGTATCAGGCCTCTGTCATTGGGGCAACTGAATGACAGTTATATAGTGGCATCCGAGACATGTGCTTTTGACTTAATTGGAGCAACATATATAAGAGATGTTGAACCTGGAGAAATGCTAATTATAAATGAGGGTGGTATAAAATCTTTAAAAATTTTCAATTCATATAAAAAGGCTCACTGCGTATTTGAATTTATTTATTTTGCGAGACCTGACAGCTATATTTTTGATCATATATGTGTAAATACTGTTAGAAAAGAGCTTGGTAGACAACTGGCAAGAGAGCATCCGGTTGATGCTGATATAGTCATTCCTGTTCCTGATTCTGGAGTGCCGGCAGCACTTGGATATGCTGAGCAAAGTGGTATTCCTTTTGAATTCGGTTTAATAAGAAATCATTATGTTGGCAGGACCTTTATAGAACCAAAACAGAGTATACGACACTTTGGTGTTAAGATTAAGCTTAATCCTGTACGAGAAATTCTGAAAGGGAAAAAAGTGATAGTTATAGATGATTCAATTGTAAGAGGAACCACATCAAAAAAAATTGTCAAAATGATAAGAGAACTTGGAGAAGCAAAAGAAGTTCATATGAGAATAAGTTCTCCACCCGCAATTGGTCCATGTTTTTATGGTATAGACACTCCAACAAGGCAGGAACTAATTGCATCATCTCATAAAGTTGAAGAGATAAGAAAATATATCACAGCAGATTCGCTCGGTTACTTAAGCATAGAAGGATTGAAAAAAATAATTCCCAGCTCAACCAACTACTGTATGGCATGCTTTAACAGTAAGTATCCAATAGAGTTTGAATCTAAAAAAGTAAGTCAGATAGAACTATTTTCATGA